In the genome of Conger conger chromosome 8, fConCon1.1, whole genome shotgun sequence, one region contains:
- the LOC133135521 gene encoding metallophosphoesterase domain-containing protein 1-like: MAFTLSEIMAMRRQQRGGGVTVDDYSANPTQAFTFYNINQGRFQPPHVHMVDPLPHDAPKLPGYTRFVCVSDTHSRTDSIHMPFGDVFIHAGDFTELGLPSEVKKFNDWLGTLPYEIKIVIAGNHELTFDQEFMADLVKQDFYYFPSATKLKRESYENVRSLLTNCIYLQDSQVTVRGLRIYGTPWQPWYYGWGFNLPRGQALLDKWNQIPDDTDILITHCPPLGFLDWVPGKMQRVGCVELLNTVQRRVQPKLHVFGHIHEGYGMMTDGITTFVNASACTVNFQPMNAPIVFDLPTSRST; encoded by the exons ATGGCCTTCACCCTATCAGAGATCATGGCGATGCGGAGACagcagagggggggaggagtgaCTGTGGACGACTACAGCGCCAACCCAACACAGGCCTTCACCTTCTACAACATCAACCAGGGCCGCTTCCAACCGCCCCACGTACACAT GGTGGACCCCCTGCCCCATGACGCCCCCAAACTGCCCGGTTACACCCGCTTCGTCTGCGTCTCGGACACACACTCCCGCACCGACTCCATCCACATGCCGTTCGGAGACGTCTTCATCCACGCCGGCGACTTCACCGAGCTCGGCCTGCCCAGCGAGGTCAAGAAGTTCAACGATTGGCTGG GCACCTTGCCCTACGAGATAAAGATTGTGATCGCCGGGAACCACGAGCTGACCTTTGACCAGGAGTTCATGGCCGACCTGGTGAAGCAGGACTTCTACTACTTCCCCTCAGCCACCAAGCTGAAGCGGGAGAGCTATGAGAACGTGCGCTCCCTGCTCACCAACTGCATCTACCTGCAGGACTCCCAGGTCACGGTCAGGGGCCTGCGCATCTACGGCACACCCTG gcagccTTGGTATTACGGCTGGGGTTTTAACCTCCCTCGAGGTCAGGCCCTACTGGACAAGTGGAACCAGATTCCCGATGACACCGATATCCtcatcacacactgccccccactgG GGTTCCTGGACTGGGTCCCTGGGAAGATGCAGAGGGTGGGGTGCGTGGAGCTGCTCAACACAGTGCAGAGGAGAGTTCAGCCCAAGCTGCATGTGTTCGGACACATCCATGAAG GCTACGGAATGATGACTGACGGCATCACGACCTTCGTCAACGCCTCGGCCTGCACAGTCAACTTCCAGCCCATGAACGCGCCCATCGTGTTCGACCTGCCCACTTCCAGGAGCACGTGA